ATCAAAAGCCCGGCGGCGATGGCTGCCGGTTTGTCTTCCTTGCGCACCAACCCGGCACAAATCTGCACTGCGCCGCGCGGATCGACATAGAGGATCAGGCCTGAATGCGCCTCCTGCGCTGCGCTATAGCTGCCCTCGCGGATGGCTTGCAGCGCGGTCAGTTCGTCGCGGGTTGCCGCATCCAGCGTCTCGGCCTCGTCAAGTGCAGCCAGTTCATCAAAACGCGCGGCTTGGTCTGCCGAGAGCGCGCCCTCCTGCTTATAGAGCCGGGCGAATTTGCCCTCTTCGATCTGGTAGTAGCCGACATAGCTCTCGAAGCTCATCTCGACCCATTTCCAGCCCTCGCCCCGATGGTCCTCGGCAAGCTCGGCGAGCGCCGCGGCAAAAACGGTGTCGAGGATGTCCGGATCATCGAGCAAGATATCTTCGGCGAAGAGATCGCGACTGACGCGGCCTCCGTCGGCTTGATAGGCCTCCAGCCCGACAAAACATGCGCGACGGTCGCTCAGCTTCACCGCCTCGGGTTTCAGCGCTTTCCTGATCTGATGCTCGGACCAATCCCGGCTCCTACACAATTCCAGCACTTCAAGACTGCGCGCCGCGTCCATGCTGATGGTGAAGGCCGCCGCCATGCCGAGACTGATCTCATTCGCGGCCAGGGCGGCGATTACCGCTTGCGGCAACCCCGCCAAAGCAAGGCGGCGCTGGACATGTTTCTCGCTGACGGCAAAGGCGCGGGCGATGATTGGCATCGTTGCGCCACTCTGCGCCATCTTGCCATAGGCGCGGATCTCGTCCGCCGGGTGGAGATCACGTCGCGCTGCGTTCTCCGCCAAAGCCCAAGCCTGCGCGGTATGGGCATCGGGCGCGATCCGCACCGGCGGATTGGCGAGTTCGGGACGGGTTGCTGCCAGATCGTCGTGACGCGCGGCGAGGAATTGCAGCGCCCGCAAGCGCCGACCACCGGCGACAATCTCTATCTCGCCGGCCTCCGTCTCGATACCGGCAAGGTTCTGGATCAGACCAGCGGTCCAGATGCTCTCGGCCAGTTCCGCCACTTCGGCCTCATCGACATGCTGGCGCGGGTTGATAGTTGAAAGCACGAGTTGCGCGAGCGGAAAGCGGGCTGCGTCGGCGACGATACGGCTCTGTTCATTCATTGGGACATTCCTTGTGATGTTGGAAAACATTCTGCTAGGCTTGCCCCAGCCCTTATGGGCTGAGGCGTTGGGGCTCAGATCGCCCCGTGCTGGATCAGGAAGCGGCGGCCGATGCCAAAAGGATCGCCCTTCCTGAGAAGCGCCCAGGCCTCGATCCTGCGGCGCTGCATCATCTCTTTGCTGATTTCTCTCACCTCCCTTCCGGCGCGAGTTGCGCCTTGGTGTCCCGGCCCTGCCGCGCAGGGCCGGGACGGGGGTCAGTATTCGCTGGGGAAAAGCAGGGTCAGGACGCGGCGGGTCTGGGTCGCGTCCAAGGGATCGGCCGCTCCGAAACGGTAATCGGCATCGTATATATCGATCTTCCACCAGATTTTC
This genomic interval from Paracoccus sp. MBLB3053 contains the following:
- a CDS encoding ParB/RepB/Spo0J family partition protein encodes the protein MNEQSRIVADAARFPLAQLVLSTINPRQHVDEAEVAELAESIWTAGLIQNLAGIETEAGEIEIVAGGRRLRALQFLAARHDDLAATRPELANPPVRIAPDAHTAQAWALAENAARRDLHPADEIRAYGKMAQSGATMPIIARAFAVSEKHVQRRLALAGLPQAVIAALAANEISLGMAAAFTISMDAARSLEVLELCRSRDWSEHQIRKALKPEAVKLSDRRACFVGLEAYQADGGRVSRDLFAEDILLDDPDILDTVFAAALAELAEDHRGEGWKWVEMSFESYVGYYQIEEGKFARLYKQEGALSADQAARFDELAALDEAETLDAATRDELTALQAIREGSYSAAQEAHSGLILYVDPRGAVQICAGLVRKEDKPAAIAAGLLIASQHEREEPPKSPISQKLREDLDRVAQGARQHAVLRDPELLLDLLAFQLSHALHWQKPFGISPGEVPNWPITGAEGYALDPRLAEHPARDMQGRDLAKSFRAFRQKGSEHIRGELTRFLAAQYQGGDAKLAALIEKVTQPRTREIWTPNAANFFSRVSGPYLSQIWRELLDIAEDAPSALAFDRLKKSEKAAQLESLFSDVAMREALGVTEEQASRISNWLPEGMS